Proteins co-encoded in one Streptococcus pyogenes genomic window:
- a CDS encoding DUF1836 domain-containing protein, giving the protein MIFPSLPYWKDLPDLDLYLDQVLLYVNQCTDFSEVSDNKSLTASMINNYVKHGYVTKPIKKKYQKQQLARLIAISLFKTVFPIQDISRVLEELQAQADSESLYNTFVTCWNQKAPIEEDIPPIVQVACQTVKDYHKTIYLLQEVTQ; this is encoded by the coding sequence ATGATTTTTCCATCATTACCTTATTGGAAGGACCTCCCTGATTTAGACTTATATTTGGATCAAGTGTTACTTTATGTCAACCAGTGCACTGATTTTTCAGAAGTGTCAGATAATAAATCACTAACGGCATCTATGATTAATAATTACGTCAAGCATGGGTATGTGACTAAACCTATCAAGAAAAAATACCAAAAGCAACAACTAGCGCGCTTAATTGCCATCAGTTTGTTTAAAACGGTATTTCCTATTCAAGATATTAGTCGCGTATTGGAGGAACTTCAGGCACAGGCTGATTCTGAAAGTCTTTACAATACTTTTGTAACCTGTTGGAATCAGAAGGCTCCCATTGAGGAGGACATTCCACCGATTGTGCAGGTTGCCTGTCAAACGGTCAAAGATTACCACAAAACTATTTATTTATTACAGGAGGTGACCCAATGA